A window of Canis lupus baileyi chromosome 3, mCanLup2.hap1, whole genome shotgun sequence genomic DNA:
AGGCCTCCCCCCTCCCGAGGTCGCCCACCCTCCGGGCTCTGGGGGTTGGTGGGCTGGGGGCGGCTTGGAAGGGGGTGAACTCTAGGGGGCGGGGCATCATGTGAAGAAGGCGGGGCCTCGGGTCGATGGGAGGAGCCATCTCGACAGTGGGCCGGGTTTGCCGGCGGTGGATGGGGCTTGGCTCCCCGAGCGGCCGCCTCTTTTAGGGAGTGAGTCTGGTTTCAAGCTGTAAAGGAGGAGCCAGTGGGGAGAGGGGCGGAACCTTGAGTGGGGACCGGGATCTTTGGAAATGGGCCGGAGGTTGGGGGGGTTGGTGTTCCAAGCAGCGATCAACTTTGAAAGTGGGCCAATCCGTGACGCAAATCCTCTAGTCCCGCCTCGCAGCCCCGCCCCTACTGCTCCGCTCCTCCGCCTCTCATTGGCTGTCTTTTCTCCGCCCGCCAGACCTCCTCGCCACTCAGCAGAGGTTTTACAAAGGCGCAAGTACCCGAGTGAAGACCTAGACGCCGAAATGAGCGCGGCCCGGATTGGGCACCTGTGGACCTTATTTGCATGGGAGGCCGGGATTGGCTTGAGTCTTGGGCGACCTGGGCGGTGTTGGGCCGGCGCGTGACCGTCCGCTGCCATGGCCGGGTTTGGGGCAGCTTTCCGCCGTTTGGGCGCCTTGTCGGGAGCCGGGGCCTTGGGCTTGGCCTCCTACGGGGCGCACGGTCAGGGGGCTGCGGACGCCGCGGACACTGCGCTTGCGACgaccggggtggggggtgtctagTGCAAGGGTGGGGTCTGTGGGAAGTGCCAGACAGCCCTCGGAGCCCTGACCCTCTTAGAGCCCCCCAGCCGGGTCCAGTCAGGTTTCCAGAAGTGCCCATGCGCGTTTGCACCAGTCGGAAGCCTCCCGGGGACGTTCCTTCTCTCCGGTGTGCCCCCGGGTCCCGTCGGGCGTTGGGGCGGTGGAGGCGGGCGCTCGGACTGGTAACCTTTGCTTCTCCTTACACAGGCGCCCAGTTTCCGGATGCCTACGGGAAGGAGGTGAAGTAACTGCTCTGGGGCTCCCCAGCTCCCGGGGCTCCGGGCGCCCAGAGTCCGGGGTCGCCGCAAGGAGTAGGGGCGGGACGGGGCGCGGGGCTCCAGAGCGTGGGTGCCCGTGGGCGAGGCCAGCTGGGACTCCAACTGGGGGACGAACGGGGTCTAGGCTCCAGCGTTGCTTAGGAAGTCCacccgcaccccacccccacccctcacccccaccccacctttctcttttttcttacagCTCTTTGACAAGACCAACAGACACCACTTCTTACACAGCCTGGCCCTGTTAGGGGTGCCCCACTGCAGAAAGCCCCTCTTGGTAATCCTACCCCCTCGCCCAACCTTTGTCAAGCCCCGCCTTGCCCCCTTTTGGTCCCCTTTTCTTACTCGCCTGTATTCTTCCCTGTGTATCCTTCAGGCCGGGT
This region includes:
- the TMEM256 gene encoding transmembrane protein 256, with product MAGFGAAFRRLGALSGAGALGLASYGAHGAQFPDAYGKELFDKTNRHHFLHSLALLGVPHCRKPLLAGLLLASGTTLFCTSFYYQALSGDPSIQTLAPIGGSLLILGWLALAL